The genomic stretch CATATCATAAAGTTACATAGCTCTTCAATACAAACTTTCCTCACTACATAGCTCTCACATTAGCACTCAATAAGAGGTTCCTAGCTGCTAGCCAGGGACGACTTTTAAGTAGATTTGCTTCAGATTGAAGCACTTGCAGTCTGAACTTAACCATACTTTGAATCTGCTGCAATACTCTATTTGGTCTAGGAATGCATCCATCATGTTTTGCAGAATTCCTACACACCCATATGCTGTAAATCAGACTCGCAATACAGGCCATGACAACCTGTTTCTTCAACAAGCTCCTGAACTTCCAGTGCAACATATCATCCAGGGAAAACCTGGTCCAATTCAGTCCCAGCCACTGACTCACCAATTGCAAGCACTGCCTGCTAAACtgacaataaaaaaataaatgatCCTGAGATTCTGGGCCTGTAGCACAAATGCAGCACACGCCATCTAAAATCACCCCAAATCTAAGAAGCCGCTGCTTAGTAAGTAGCCTATTCTTTGCAAAAAGCCAAGAAATGAAGTTAACTTTAGGTAGGCATAAGCGATTCCAAACAAAAGGATTCCAAGGCACCTGAACTCTAGCAGACATCAAGCAATCATAAGTCTGCTGAGTAGTGAAAGGCTTCTGAACCCAGGTATGGATATTCATAACCAGCTTCAGTTTATCCTTGACCTTGCATATTTGGCGCCACACCCAACTGGAGTTAACAGTAGGAGAATAATTCCACCAGTCATCCTGTTTAATGTAAATATGATGTACCCAACGCACCCAGAGGCTGTCCTTCTTATTAGCAATCCACCAGGAGTATTTGGCAATACTTGCCACATTCCAGAAAAAGCAATCA from Silene latifolia isolate original U9 population chromosome 2, ASM4854445v1, whole genome shotgun sequence encodes the following:
- the LOC141639892 gene encoding uncharacterized protein LOC141639892 — protein: MGIADCFFWNVASIAKYSWWIANKKDSLWVRWVHHIYIKQDDWWNYSPTVNSSWVWRQICKVKDKLKLVMNIHTWVQKPFTTQQTYDCLMSARVQVPWNPFVWNRLCLPKVNFISWLFAKNRLLTKQRLLRFGVILDGVCCICATGPESQDHLFFYCQFSRQCLQLVSQWLGLNWTRFSLDDMLHWKFRSLLKKQVVMACIASLIYSIWVCRNSAKHDGCIPRPNRVLQQIQSMVKFRLQVLQSEANLLKSRPWLAARNLLLSANVRAM